The Epilithonimonas zeae genome contains a region encoding:
- a CDS encoding proline dehydrogenase family protein: MSIFNDTKLAFADKTDAQLKKAYWMFKAIEQPALTNIGVSLLNFTVRNNFPFVDGIVKQTLFEQFCGGETREESMKVVKQMFKRGVGSIFDYSIEGKEEEEVFDAVCKEIKDIVRFSVGNPAIPFIVFKPTAFGRIDIYEEVGKGKELTTSQKEEWNRVVQRFDEVCKLCFESDKKVMVDAEETWMQDAADQLCEEMMEKYNKEKAIVWNTIQMYRTGRLEYMNAHLERARDKGYFIGYKIVRGAYMEKERKRAEEQNYPDPIQPNKQATDDNYNAGIDFVMGHLDKVSAFFGTHNEKSSELVMDKMKTKGLEHDNPHIYFGQLYGMSDNITYYLANQHYNVAKYLPYGPVKDVVPYLTRRAQENTSVAGQTGRELGLIQKELKRRN; encoded by the coding sequence ATGAGTATTTTCAATGATACAAAGCTCGCATTTGCCGATAAAACGGATGCTCAGCTCAAAAAAGCCTATTGGATGTTCAAGGCGATTGAACAGCCTGCATTGACCAATATTGGCGTTTCTCTTCTCAATTTTACAGTTAGGAACAATTTTCCGTTTGTGGACGGGATTGTGAAGCAGACTTTATTTGAACAGTTTTGCGGAGGTGAAACCAGAGAAGAAAGTATGAAAGTGGTAAAACAGATGTTCAAGCGCGGCGTTGGAAGTATCTTCGATTACTCGATTGAAGGGAAAGAAGAGGAAGAGGTTTTTGATGCTGTTTGTAAAGAGATAAAGGATATTGTGAGATTTTCTGTTGGGAATCCGGCGATTCCGTTTATCGTTTTCAAGCCAACGGCTTTTGGGAGAATTGATATCTACGAAGAAGTTGGAAAAGGAAAAGAACTCACAACCAGCCAAAAAGAAGAGTGGAATAGAGTAGTGCAGCGTTTTGATGAAGTGTGTAAACTTTGTTTCGAAAGCGATAAAAAAGTAATGGTAGATGCGGAAGAAACCTGGATGCAGGATGCGGCTGACCAGCTTTGCGAAGAAATGATGGAAAAGTATAATAAGGAAAAAGCCATCGTTTGGAACACCATCCAAATGTACAGAACCGGTCGTCTGGAATATATGAACGCTCATCTGGAAAGAGCCAGAGATAAAGGTTATTTCATTGGTTATAAGATTGTTCGAGGTGCTTATATGGAAAAAGAAAGAAAGAGAGCCGAAGAACAAAATTATCCGGATCCAATCCAGCCGAATAAGCAAGCAACTGATGATAATTACAATGCCGGAATCGATTTTGTAATGGGACATCTGGACAAGGTTTCTGCATTTTTCGGGACACACAATGAAAAGTCATCCGAATTGGTAATGGACAAAATGAAAACTAAAGGATTAGAACACGACAATCCGCATATCTATTTTGGACAGCTTTATGGAATGAGTGATAACATTACTTATTATTTAGCCAACCAACATTATAACGTGGCGAAATATCTTCCGTATGGACCTGTGAAAGATGTTGTTCCTTATCTTACAAGACGTGCACAGGAAAATACTTCTGTTGCCGGACAAACGGGAAGAGAATTAGGATTGATACAGAAAGAATTGAAGAGAAGAAATTAG
- the purH gene encoding bifunctional phosphoribosylaminoimidazolecarboxamide formyltransferase/IMP cyclohydrolase has protein sequence MSKKRALISVSDKSGLVDFAKFLEANNYELISTGGTFKHLKEAGLNPIQIDEVTDFPEMLDGRVKTLHPKVHGGLLAVRSNKEHMKTVQDYEIGLIDMVIVNLYPFFENVNKDISLHEKVEFIDIGGPSMLRSAAKNFNSVTVLTDVNDYEVVQNEMSANGDSTIETRKKLAGKVFNLTSAYDAAISRMLLDEEYPTYLNASYKKVSDLRYGENPHQSAAYYTSTFENGAMKDFEILGGKELSFNNLRDMDLCWKVANEFKEELACCAVKHSTPCGVAVGTTALETYTKTFECDPISIFGGIIGMNYKVDAATAEELNKTFLEIVMATDFDEDALEILRKKKNLRIIKIKNNVTDKQVWVKIDGGMLVQNADDQFSEDIKLMTETAPTEEQRKALLFSQRVVKYVKSNAIVVSNGVQAIGIGGGQVNRIWATQQAIERAKSKFDGELVLASDAFFPFRDVVDFCAQEGIKAIIQPGGSMKDNDSIEAANEHKIPMLFTGMRHFLH, from the coding sequence ATGAGTAAAAAGAGAGCACTTATCAGCGTATCTGATAAAAGCGGTTTGGTAGATTTTGCCAAATTTTTGGAAGCTAACAATTATGAATTGATTTCCACAGGTGGTACTTTCAAACATTTGAAAGAAGCTGGACTTAATCCAATCCAAATTGATGAAGTAACCGATTTTCCGGAGATGCTGGACGGAAGAGTGAAAACGCTTCATCCAAAAGTTCACGGCGGATTGTTGGCAGTTCGTTCCAACAAGGAACATATGAAAACAGTTCAGGATTACGAAATCGGACTGATTGATATGGTGATTGTGAATCTTTATCCGTTTTTTGAAAATGTGAACAAAGATATTTCTCTTCACGAAAAAGTAGAATTCATTGATATTGGTGGTCCTTCTATGTTGCGTTCTGCAGCTAAAAATTTCAATTCGGTAACAGTTTTGACAGATGTTAATGATTATGAAGTTGTTCAAAACGAAATGTCTGCCAACGGAGATTCAACAATCGAAACCAGAAAAAAATTGGCTGGAAAAGTATTCAATCTGACTTCTGCGTACGATGCAGCAATTTCCAGAATGCTTTTGGATGAGGAATATCCGACTTACCTGAACGCTTCTTACAAAAAGGTTTCAGACCTGCGTTACGGCGAAAATCCTCATCAGTCTGCCGCTTATTACACTTCGACTTTTGAAAATGGCGCAATGAAAGATTTTGAGATTTTGGGAGGTAAAGAATTGTCTTTCAATAATCTTCGCGATATGGATTTGTGTTGGAAAGTGGCTAACGAGTTCAAAGAAGAATTGGCTTGTTGTGCTGTAAAACATTCTACCCCTTGCGGTGTTGCAGTTGGAACTACAGCTTTGGAAACTTACACAAAAACCTTCGAATGTGACCCGATTTCCATCTTTGGAGGAATCATCGGAATGAATTATAAAGTAGATGCGGCAACGGCTGAGGAACTCAACAAAACTTTCCTCGAAATCGTGATGGCAACAGACTTTGACGAAGATGCTCTGGAAATTCTTAGAAAAAAGAAGAACCTTAGAATCATCAAAATCAAAAACAATGTTACTGACAAACAGGTTTGGGTAAAAATTGATGGCGGAATGCTGGTTCAGAATGCAGACGACCAATTCTCAGAAGATATCAAATTGATGACAGAAACGGCTCCGACGGAAGAACAAAGAAAAGCTTTGTTGTTCTCTCAAAGAGTTGTTAAATATGTGAAATCCAACGCAATTGTTGTATCAAATGGCGTTCAGGCCATCGGAATAGGTGGAGGACAAGTGAACAGGATTTGGGCAACGCAACAAGCAATTGAAAGAGCAAAATCGAAATTCGATGGTGAATTGGTTTTGGCTTCGGATGCCTTTTTCCCTTTTAGAGATGTGGTAGATTTCTGTGCGCAGGAAGGTATTAAAGCGATTATTCAACCCGGCGGAAGTATGAAAGATAATGACTCTATTGAAGCGGCAAATGAACATAAAATCCCGATGTTATTTACAGGAATGAGACATTTTCTGCATTGA
- a CDS encoding T9SS-dependent choice-of-anchor J family protein, producing MNKALTFFSLLSFLFTFGQSDPVSLPYSNSFETETEQNYWYKMMSGPGTPWEFSDETSTVYGPSQGQYYARAQSDFENGGSAWLISKGIKIEAGHTIALDFDYRSSLNTLFPVKLKVVLKQQPIPVLDNSTELWVNENIQINTYQNAHKTFEVSETGTYYLAFYFYPDPNMGYISLDNINLYEELCPKPVNVKAVPGQTTANISWESASTPGAGFEYVIKTPGSGIPTEPGTPAQGLSVTAEGLQPATQYELYVRSVCEAGSLYGKWSSPVVFKTYPATTAAPVNLPYNESFEGDSRWTLLEPSVGKPWVKGDFDSGPGGLYGPSDGKNYLMHDDSENISDAWVISRGINLPGGKEITLQFDYKSSQDEYYPQKMKVVISKDPFPSANSVEIWNNDFIQSTTYNTANITFTVPENGIYYLGYQAYSDANYGYLMFDNVKVSDKESSPCEYILRLKDSEGDGWNNNTMNLYVNGDAVFTDQTLPIGDVLDFTFKINSGDAITTVWNGGSHSGDETSYEILDSNGNIVGSATEQSISTPIIASCPSCAKPSNVVANYGQTTVDLTWDFLTAPSNGYEYVVQPIGTGLPSSGTAVSITQTHVEDLSPETAYEVYVRSNCGENTYSSWSGPVYFKTLPNPGSAVNLPYKYGFETDDEWITQSISRNNEWLIDSTYPLEGEFNAIQNFNYYFNANSWYFSRGLNLQAGKEILIKFKYRSLGNNVPLTFSIADKAYAFVQKNNIIWSKNISNDKYDEAILSFTPSSSGVYYLGFNSLAAKGTSALIDDVQVYLVGMPNAPTCKYTCPGNLNINTNPGNIGAVVNYSLNFACVTSPTGVFSVLAQGLPSGAIFPVGETTVKHNLIFNGEIIDTCSFIVKVEEKLGTADNNKDDGLQYYPNPVVDNLTVKMNGDTIENITIYNFAGSVVKSEKTSTKTAKVDMRNLPSGVYIVNVKTVSNVKSFKVIKK from the coding sequence ATGAACAAAGCGTTAACTTTTTTTTCTTTGTTGAGTTTTCTGTTCACTTTTGGACAATCGGATCCGGTATCGCTTCCGTACTCCAACAGCTTTGAAACGGAAACGGAACAAAATTATTGGTACAAAATGATGTCAGGTCCTGGAACTCCCTGGGAATTTTCTGATGAAACCAGCACAGTCTATGGTCCTTCACAAGGCCAGTATTATGCAAGAGCCCAGAGCGACTTCGAAAACGGAGGATCAGCATGGCTCATCTCGAAAGGGATCAAGATTGAAGCCGGTCATACTATTGCACTGGATTTCGATTACCGATCCAGTCTGAATACTCTTTTTCCGGTTAAATTAAAAGTGGTATTGAAACAACAACCAATTCCTGTTCTTGACAATTCGACAGAATTATGGGTTAACGAAAACATTCAGATCAATACTTATCAGAATGCACACAAGACATTCGAAGTTTCTGAAACCGGTACATATTATCTGGCTTTTTACTTTTATCCGGATCCTAATATGGGATATATTAGTTTGGATAATATTAATCTATACGAAGAGTTATGTCCGAAACCCGTAAACGTAAAAGCAGTTCCGGGTCAGACTACAGCAAACATTTCTTGGGAAAGTGCTTCAACGCCCGGTGCAGGATTTGAGTATGTGATTAAAACGCCGGGATCAGGTATTCCTACTGAGCCGGGCACTCCAGCACAAGGTCTCTCTGTAACTGCTGAAGGTTTACAGCCAGCGACTCAATATGAACTGTACGTAAGATCTGTTTGCGAAGCAGGCTCACTTTATGGAAAATGGTCCAGTCCTGTTGTTTTCAAAACCTATCCAGCCACAACAGCAGCTCCTGTAAATCTGCCATATAATGAAAGTTTTGAAGGCGATAGCCGTTGGACACTCCTTGAACCATCAGTTGGAAAGCCTTGGGTAAAAGGTGATTTTGATTCAGGCCCTGGAGGACTGTATGGTCCATCTGACGGAAAAAACTATTTAATGCACGATGACAGCGAAAATATTTCCGACGCCTGGGTTATCTCCAGAGGAATTAATCTTCCGGGAGGTAAGGAAATTACTTTACAGTTTGACTACAAATCTAGTCAGGACGAATATTATCCGCAAAAAATGAAAGTGGTTATAAGCAAAGACCCTTTCCCTTCTGCAAACTCTGTCGAGATCTGGAATAATGATTTTATCCAAAGCACAACTTACAACACTGCTAATATAACGTTTACAGTTCCTGAAAATGGTATTTATTATTTAGGCTATCAAGCGTATTCAGATGCCAATTATGGTTACCTGATGTTTGACAATGTAAAAGTCTCAGACAAAGAATCTTCACCTTGTGAGTATATTCTTCGTCTAAAAGATTCTGAAGGAGACGGCTGGAACAATAATACAATGAATCTGTATGTGAACGGCGACGCTGTTTTTACAGATCAGACATTACCGATTGGTGACGTTTTGGATTTTACTTTCAAAATCAATTCTGGCGATGCCATTACTACAGTCTGGAACGGCGGAAGCCACAGTGGTGACGAAACCAGCTATGAAATTCTGGACTCTAATGGAAATATTGTTGGAAGTGCAACCGAGCAAAGTATCAGCACGCCAATCATTGCTTCTTGCCCAAGCTGTGCAAAACCTTCTAATGTTGTTGCCAATTATGGACAGACAACTGTAGATTTGACCTGGGATTTCTTGACAGCACCTTCGAATGGTTATGAATATGTGGTGCAGCCAATAGGAACTGGTTTACCATCTTCCGGTACAGCTGTCAGCATCACTCAGACTCACGTAGAAGATTTATCTCCGGAAACAGCTTACGAAGTTTATGTAAGATCTAATTGTGGAGAAAATACTTATAGTTCTTGGTCTGGTCCTGTTTATTTTAAAACTTTACCAAATCCTGGGTCAGCGGTCAATTTGCCTTATAAATACGGGTTTGAGACTGATGATGAATGGATCACACAATCGATATCACGAAATAATGAGTGGTTGATTGACTCAACGTATCCTTTGGAAGGAGAGTTTAATGCGATTCAAAATTTCAACTATTACTTTAATGCTAATTCCTGGTATTTCTCAAGAGGTTTAAATCTGCAAGCTGGAAAAGAAATCTTAATCAAATTTAAATACAGATCATTAGGTAACAATGTTCCATTAACTTTTAGTATTGCGGATAAGGCTTATGCATTTGTTCAAAAAAATAACATTATTTGGAGCAAAAATATTAGCAATGATAAGTATGACGAGGCAATTTTATCATTTACACCCTCCAGTTCAGGTGTTTATTATTTAGGATTCAATTCCTTGGCTGCCAAGGGAACATCAGCATTAATTGATGACGTCCAAGTTTACCTGGTTGGAATGCCAAACGCACCTACCTGCAAATATACTTGTCCTGGAAACTTAAACATCAATACTAATCCGGGAAATATTGGTGCAGTAGTGAATTACAGTTTAAACTTTGCTTGCGTAACTTCTCCAACGGGTGTATTTTCAGTATTGGCACAAGGCTTACCTTCAGGCGCAATTTTTCCTGTCGGAGAAACAACGGTTAAGCACAATCTGATTTTCAATGGTGAAATTATTGACACTTGTAGTTTCATAGTCAAAGTTGAAGAGAAGCTTGGAACCGCAGATAATAACAAAGATGACGGACTTCAATATTATCCAAACCCTGTTGTTGATAATCTGACAGTCAAAATGAATGGCGACACGATTGAGAATATTACCATTTACAACTTTGCAGGAAGCGTGGTTAAGTCTGAAAAGACAAGCACTAAAACAGCTAAAGTAGACATGAGAAATTTACCTTCCGGTGTCTATATTGTGAATGTGAAAACAGTATCTAATGTGAAATCATTCAAGGTGATTAAGAAATAA
- a CDS encoding nuclear transport factor 2 family protein, translated as MIKKLLLTLSLITVTIIFAQKNNDQQSVAEASEKLRLAMISGDKAILESLILPELTYGHSGGHIDDAKEFVEKLVSKKSNFLSIENTNQSIQIVDKTAIVRNHLYAKTHDLGKEQGEVSLDILYVWQKTKSGWKLLARQAVKVEKKK; from the coding sequence ATGATAAAGAAATTATTATTGACATTAAGTTTAATAACAGTAACAATTATATTTGCACAGAAAAACAATGACCAGCAATCCGTTGCCGAAGCTTCAGAAAAACTAAGATTAGCAATGATTAGCGGAGACAAAGCAATTTTAGAATCCTTGATTCTTCCGGAATTGACTTACGGGCATTCGGGCGGTCATATTGATGATGCTAAGGAATTTGTAGAAAAATTGGTCAGCAAAAAATCCAATTTCCTATCCATTGAAAACACCAATCAATCTATTCAAATTGTAGATAAAACAGCGATTGTCCGTAATCATTTGTATGCAAAAACTCACGATTTGGGAAAAGAACAAGGAGAAGTGAGCTTGGATATCTTGTACGTTTGGCAGAAAACTAAAAGTGGCTGGAAATTGTTGGCTAGGCAGGCTGTGAAGGTGGAGAAGAAGAAATAA
- a CDS encoding tetratricopeptide repeat protein, producing the protein MKSLFQKINKVILVWILLFVVDLQTLSAQKNVDPHLDSLFLMMNSNPDKVIKLGTELYKKYRGNPKMEISILTIIGSSYSVKKEYEKAIEYAFKTREISQKINDYPTQIQVAGFIGEKYHNLNIYSKAKYYADEAYELIEKHPLPDDLKFYKGNILYLKALIYREELGCDFAKTYYNKALEVYISALKNREMLRFSIADIYNEIGSCYLEENKLEEAKGSFENSLQYTFNGNYDLLNAESRAGLGRILYLQKDYTKAKTEFDKAIQILKSNKIENANPEVYKYISENYYALNDIENHRLYLNFYKQKTSTDSNAKRQSVNEIIVKKTAEENSDNDNSSKYWIISILAILIVLIIYQIIQTKVKIAKLKKQISKDDNTFS; encoded by the coding sequence ATGAAAAGCCTTTTCCAAAAAATAAACAAAGTTATTTTAGTCTGGATTCTTCTTTTTGTAGTTGATTTACAGACTTTATCAGCGCAAAAGAACGTTGATCCTCATTTAGATTCGCTTTTCCTGATGATGAATTCTAATCCTGACAAAGTGATAAAGTTAGGAACCGAACTCTATAAAAAATACAGGGGAAATCCCAAAATGGAAATTTCTATTCTCACCATTATCGGCAGCAGCTATTCTGTAAAAAAAGAATATGAAAAAGCCATTGAGTATGCTTTTAAAACAAGAGAAATTTCTCAGAAAATTAATGACTATCCTACACAAATTCAAGTGGCGGGATTCATTGGTGAAAAATATCATAATCTCAATATCTACAGCAAAGCCAAATATTACGCAGACGAAGCTTATGAACTGATAGAAAAACATCCTTTGCCCGACGATTTGAAATTTTATAAAGGCAACATTCTCTATCTCAAAGCTTTGATATATCGAGAGGAATTGGGATGTGATTTTGCTAAAACTTATTATAACAAAGCCCTTGAAGTTTATATCTCCGCCTTGAAGAATCGGGAAATGCTTAGGTTTTCCATTGCAGATATTTACAACGAAATTGGAAGCTGTTATCTGGAAGAGAATAAGTTAGAAGAAGCGAAAGGCTCATTTGAAAATTCTTTACAATATACTTTCAACGGAAATTATGATTTACTGAATGCAGAAAGTCGTGCAGGACTTGGTCGAATTCTTTATCTGCAAAAAGATTATACAAAAGCCAAAACAGAATTTGATAAAGCCATTCAGATTTTAAAATCCAACAAAATAGAAAATGCAAATCCAGAAGTATACAAATATATTTCTGAAAACTATTACGCTCTAAACGACATAGAAAATCACAGATTGTATCTTAATTTTTATAAGCAAAAAACAAGTACGGACAGCAACGCAAAAAGACAATCAGTCAATGAAATTATTGTTAAAAAAACTGCTGAGGAAAATTCGGACAACGACAATAGCAGTAAATACTGGATCATCTCCATTCTTGCTATCCTGATTGTTTTAATTATTTACCAGATCATCCAGACCAAAGTCAAAATTGCAAAACTAAAAAAGCAAATTTCAAAAGACGATAATACTTTTTCCTGA
- a CDS encoding response regulator transcription factor: MFLKRKIFCTNQLIVLFMLFCANLMFSQKQFDDDDIYKNAAKNLYAHPEKTITVSEYLSINADSDEERSKALNLKAEAQILQGNYIVALNALLESLHLNSENDDSPAVLRTNLILSELYRKLGIIPKAEEKLNFVEEKINHNATENPNKTSLYIDFLTAKSALLYEQKKYDEAIKVFDERLLEIYSHQFQYPISKAYNQLAKTYGIIKQWDDSAKYAGKSLQFSLESGLGENYLAYAELERAKANFGKKNKQQYLSEVHQLLASSEKVYDVVLKKNIHQFLADFYLSEGDNSKYQFHNLKYLELNESIILSQQKASDLILSLTENDLKVKDNQRYKTNHILIWVICFAIIILGLVFWFRFRTKQNYNNYKEYIKKLKNKQQKSQMLVPKTESVEEVSKTPQFIPEKTEQILLEKLLAFENGTNFTKKSLTLQSMAKELDTNTRYLSEIVNKHKQKNFNSYINELRVNYIINKLRNEPAFLNYKISYLAEESGFTSHTSFSTVFKAVTGIPPKEFISFIKKEVSLTH, from the coding sequence ATGTTTTTGAAACGAAAGATTTTCTGCACCAATCAATTGATTGTTCTGTTCATGTTGTTTTGTGCCAATCTGATGTTTTCTCAGAAACAGTTTGATGACGATGATATCTATAAAAATGCAGCGAAAAACCTGTATGCTCATCCGGAAAAAACCATAACTGTTTCCGAATATCTCTCTATCAACGCAGATTCCGATGAAGAACGTTCTAAAGCTTTGAATCTAAAAGCTGAAGCACAAATCTTGCAGGGAAATTACATTGTGGCATTAAACGCACTTCTGGAGTCGCTACATTTAAATTCCGAAAATGATGATTCCCCAGCAGTTTTAAGAACCAATCTTATCTTGAGCGAACTTTACAGGAAATTAGGAATCATTCCAAAAGCTGAAGAAAAACTAAATTTTGTTGAAGAGAAAATCAATCATAATGCTACTGAAAATCCGAATAAAACAAGCCTGTATATCGATTTTCTTACGGCAAAATCTGCACTGCTTTATGAACAAAAAAAATATGATGAAGCGATAAAAGTCTTTGATGAAAGACTTCTTGAAATATATTCTCACCAATTTCAGTATCCAATTTCAAAAGCTTACAATCAATTGGCAAAAACATATGGAATCATAAAACAATGGGATGATTCTGCAAAATATGCCGGGAAATCGTTACAATTTTCTTTAGAATCTGGCCTAGGGGAAAATTATCTGGCCTATGCAGAGTTGGAACGCGCAAAAGCCAATTTTGGTAAGAAAAACAAACAACAATATCTCAGCGAAGTTCATCAACTTCTTGCATCATCGGAAAAAGTTTATGATGTGGTTTTGAAAAAGAATATTCATCAATTTTTGGCTGATTTTTATTTGTCAGAAGGTGATAACTCCAAATATCAATTCCATAATTTAAAATATCTTGAACTGAATGAATCTATCATTTTATCTCAGCAAAAAGCAAGTGATTTGATACTTTCACTCACTGAAAATGATTTGAAAGTCAAAGATAATCAAAGATATAAAACTAATCATATTTTGATCTGGGTGATCTGTTTTGCTATTATAATTCTTGGTCTTGTATTCTGGTTTAGGTTCAGGACAAAGCAGAATTACAACAATTATAAGGAATATATCAAAAAGCTGAAAAACAAGCAACAAAAGTCACAAATGCTTGTTCCTAAAACTGAATCTGTAGAAGAAGTTTCTAAAACACCACAGTTTATCCCTGAAAAAACGGAGCAGATTCTATTAGAGAAACTACTGGCTTTTGAAAATGGAACAAACTTTACCAAGAAAAGTCTCACGCTCCAGTCTATGGCAAAAGAGCTTGACACCAACACAAGATATCTTTCTGAAATTGTAAACAAACACAAGCAAAAGAATTTCAATTCTTATATTAATGAACTAAGAGTCAACTACATTATCAACAAACTGAGAAACGAGCCAGCTTTTCTAAACTACAAAATAAGCTATCTTGCTGAGGAAAGCGGATTTACTTCCCATACTTCGTTTTCAACTGTTTTTAAAGCCGTTACAGGAATTCCGCCAAAAGAATTTATCAGTTTTATCAAAAAAGAAGTTTCCTTAACCCATTGA